DNA sequence from the Candidatus Fluviicola riflensis genome:
CCGTTTTTTCGCTGGCAGCTTACCCGATGGATTGGATTGATCTGGGATTTGCCAATCTTTCGGAATGGACTTCTGCTACTTTGCCTGAAGGGTTATTTTCACGTTTACTTACCGAAGGAATCATTCCCGGAATCGGCGGTGTATTGATTTTTATTCCGCAAATCGCGCTGTTGTTTTTTCTCATCAGCATCCTGGAAGAAACCGGGTACATGGCGCGTGTAGTGTTCATTATGGACAAACTCATGCGTCCATTCGGACTCAACGGAAAAAGTGTGGTTCCGCTTATTTCCAGCGCAGCTTGTGCCATTCCGGGAGTGATGGCAACACGAACCATTCAATCCTGGAACGAACGGCTTACAACAATTTTGGTGGCTCCGTTAATGAGTTGCAGCGCCCGGATTCCGGTTTATACTTTATTGATCGCTTTGGTGATTCCCAACCAGAAAATCTGGGGATTTCTCAACCTGCAAGGATTGGTGCTTTTCGGTTTATACGCTTTGGGATTGGTAACCGCTTTATTAGTGGCACTTGTTATCAAACAATTTTTCAGAAAAAGCACCGAACGAAGTGTGTTTTTGCTTGAATTGCCGGCTTATAAAGGTCCGCGCTGGGCCAATGTCGGATTGGAAGTTTTTCAAAAAGTAAAGCTTTTTGTGGTGGACGCCGGAAAAATAATTCTTGCTATTTCGATCATTTTGTGGGCATTGGCTTCGTTTGGCCCTGGTGATGACATGGAAAAAGCAGCGGCTGCAATAACTGTTCCCGCTACCGAAAATGCTATAGCCGTAACCACTTACGAAGATCAGGTTGCAGCAGCAAAACTGGAACATTCCTACATGGGAATTTTAGGGAAAACCATCGAACCGGTGATCAAACCCCTGGGTTATGATTGGAAAATGGGAATTTCGTTACTTACTTCTTTTGCTGCGCGTGAAGTTTTTGTAGGTTCATTGGCCACCATTTATTCGGTACACCAGGAAAACGATGATCCGAAACCTTTGATTGATCGCTTGCGTAGTGAAAAATATCCGGATGGAAAACCAGTTTATACACTCGCCAGCGGAGTTTCATTATTGGTGTTTTATGTTTTCGCGATGCAGTGTATGGCAACCCTTGCCGTTGTGAAACGTGAAACCAAATCGTGGAAATGGCCGCTCATTCAATTAGGATACATGGGTGTTTTGGCGTATCTTGGTGCTTTCATCGCTTATCAATTGCTGAAGTAATGCAAACCGTAATTGTCATATTGATCATCGCAACCGCTGCAGGTTATTTAGGTCTGAGGGGCTATCGGCTTTGGTTTGGCAAGCAACAAAAAGGATGCGAGAAATGTGCCGTTCATAAAGAAGCGTCAAACAGTTAATTCCCACAAAGCTTTATTGGGACATCGATCGTTCGTAACGGATAGCCAACACTTTTCTTTTCACCACGAATTCACGAATTACAGCTCGGCTAACGCACTCGCCAATAAAAAAGCGTGTCCGTTAGGCACGCAAAAAATTAGTGAATAAGTGGGAATTCATTTTGTAACGCGATGTGGGATAGGTTGCTAGCTTCTTGAGCGCGCGGCTATAATGATTGAACCGATGGAAAGCGGCAACGGAATCCACCACAAATCACCCAATGCAGAAAAATCTTCACTGTCTCTGAATGAATACATGACCGCTGCACCGATCAAAAAAAGAGCTCCAAGAATAATAAAAAGTAAGCGCATGATTTTCTTTTAAAAATAAGATTTTTCCAGAATATGACGAAGTCAAAAACGTCCACAAATCACAACCTCTTCAATTTATACCCTATATTCGTACTAAAACCCACAACGTGTTACTCATTTCCGGTATTTGTCTGCTTGTTTTATTGATGTTGATCGTCATCTTCATCGCATTATACAACCGTTTGGTGAAATCACGAAACCTGGTTCAAAGCGCTTTTGCAGATATTGACGTGAACCTGAACAAACGCTTTGTGTTGATTCCCAACCTGGTAGCGATTACCAAAAATTACGCGCAATACGAAAGCTCGTTGCTCGAAAAACTGGTGCAGGAACGCAGCGGGAACAGTGCCATTCAAGAAAAATCCGCGCTTGATGAGAAAGTGAGCAATGCGTTCAAAAAAATAAGTGTTGTCGTAGAAAATTATCCCGACTTAAAAGCCAATCATACGTTTTTGAAACTGATGGAAGACTTAGGAGAAATTGAAGATCATTTACTCTACGCACGCCGGTTTTACAATGGAACCACACGCGTTTATAACACAGATATTCAGTCATTTCCGGCAGTTATTGTTGCCAAACTATTTGGTTTTACACCCTCACCTTTTTACGAAGTGAGCAAAGCCTCTGACCGTGATGTTCCCGTTATCTAATTACATTTAATCCTTCAGGAAATACAATTATGATCAAAACATTTTTTATCGCTACCCTTTTTGCCTGTTTGGGCGTTTTTCAGCTTTCAGCTCAACCTGAGGGCGAATCAACAGATCCGTACGTTTATCAAAATGAGCGGATTATGTGCTTTCACTCCATTATGCGTGTGCAAAAAGACTGTTCGGTAAAGATCACGGAACGCATTACGGTCTACTCGAAAGGCATTGATATCAATCACGGGATTTTTCGCGATTTACCCTTGTATTACAATTACGAAGGTGGCAGAACAGACGTTGGTTTCACACTCAATAGTGTAACGCTCGATGGCAAAGCTGAAGATTATCATACCGAAAGCATGGATAACGGAATCCGGATTTATGCAGGAAGTGAAGACCGCTTGGTTTCTGACGGAAAACACACTTACGAATTTTCCTACACTGTCGATCATGTGCTGGGTTTGAAAGACCCGAAATTCGATGAGTTTTACTGGAATATCAACGGAAACGGCTGGAATTTCACCATTGATACCATTCGCGGAGAACTGCATTATCCTTCTGACGCGAAGCTGGTTCAGTTCAGTGCCTACACCGGTCGTGCGGGTGAAATGGGATTGGCTTTCAAAGCAGACACACTGGAAGATGGTGTGTTATTCACTTCAACCAGGACTTTTCAAGCTCAGGAAGGAATGACCGTTGCTGTGGCATGGGAGAAAAATCACCTGACATACCCAACGGCGTTCGACAATTTCGTGTATTGGATGAAATCGCACTTTTTGTGGATCATTGGCTTATTGGGGTTTATCATCACATTGCTTTATAGCTACGTTACCTGGCTGCGTTATGGCCGCGATCCGAAACCGGGTGTTATAATGCCACAATATGAAGCTCCGGAAGGATTTTCACCGGCAGACGCGGCTTACCTCAACAATTATGGGCGACGAACCACCAACATGTTTACCGGCCAGTTAGTTGGTTTGGCAACAAAAGGGCGTTTGACCATTGACGTGCAAGACGGTGGCGGCATGTTTTCCAAAAAACTATACACCATCAAACAAACGGAAAGCTCCGACTGGAAAAAAGATGCTTTATTGCCTTCGGAGGAAATGCTCTATGATAATTTGTTTGCTCATGGAGGTGTTGTTCACATTGCCCAGGGATCGTACAACAAAAATCTGCAGCAAACGCAGCTCGATTTGATTTCAGACATAAAGGAAAATCACGGAGAAAAGTACATTCTCAAACGCAATAACCTGAAAGCAAAACAATACATTTTTCCGATTTTAATGTTGCTGCTCGGAATAGGTGGAAGCTTTCTATTTGGCGGAAACATTGCTATTTTGATAGTGTTTTTCGTAGTTACCGTGATCATGAATATCATTTTCGGATTGCTGTTTGAACAACCAACAGAATTAGGTCGACAACGTATGGACGAACTTGCCGGATTCAAAATGTACATGGAATATTCTGATCGCGAGCGCATTCGTTTGACCAATCCACCTACCATGAATTTCGAGCATTTTGAAAAGAATCTTCCCTATGCAATTGCTTTGGGTGTTGCTTCCGAATGGAGAGGACAATTTGATCAGGCGGAACTCGAAAGCCACATGTCGGGCGGACATTATTGGTATACCGGCGCCATGCTAATGGGGATGCATTCGTTTGATTTCGGCGATTTGTCCAGCACCATTTCTTCTGCCTCTACGCCACCAAGTTCTTCCTCGGGCGGCTCAGGTGGTGGTGGATTCTCCGGCGGTGGCGGTGGCGGTGGTGGCGGTGGCGGCTGGTAAACTACTCTGTTTCTTCATCTTCCAGCCATTCGAAAAACGAATCGAAATTATCACGATCTTTTCTTGAAGGTCTACCCGTTCCGTATTCTCGGTAAACGCTTTGTGCCTGCTGGTAGGTTTTGAATTTTTCCAATTCCATCGGGTCAGTAACATCGATCAAATAATCTGCAACGAGCTTTGCTCCTACCCGTCGTTCGAGTAAATCCTTGATTTTGTAGGAAAAAACGGCATTGTTTTTAATGATGGAAATCGTGTCGCCGACTTTTACGTCCTTGGAAGGTTTTGCGCCTATACCATTGAGTTTCACCTTACCCTTTTGCACCAATTCGGTGGCCAGCGTGCGGGTTTTACACAAACGCACAAACCAGACAAATTTATCCAACCGACAACTCATGCTGCAATTTTTTAGGAAGTGAGGCAACAACTAAATCGTAAGAGTGTACGATTAATTCCTGGATTTGGTTTGTGTTTAATTCATTGTTCAGTAAAACAGTGTTCCAATGTGTTTTGTTCATGTGAAAACCGGGTTGGACACTTGTATATCTTTCACGCAAATCGATAGCTCGTTCCGGATCGCATTTCAGATTAATTGAATCGGGAGTTTCAACATCGATCAGGGCATACATTTTTCCCATCACTTTGAATACAAGGGTTTTCTTATCGAACGGAAAATGTTCGGTTGTTCCTTTGAGCTGAAGGCAGAATTGGAGGATTTCGTCAAGATGCATGGTACGAAAATAAGGAATCATTCGTTTTCCCGCTTAACTTAGCGTAAACATTGATTGCGTACATTTGTTCTACAAACAAAAAGCACATGTCTGCCAGTGAAAATCTTCCGTTTTGCGACGATCTGTTCAACCGCAAGCGATTCAACACCCGGGAAGTCAAGGTCGGAATAACAGCTATTGGCGGCAATAACCCGATCAGGGTTCAGTCAATGACCACGACCGATACCATGGATACGGCAGGATCGGTAGAGCAATCGATCCGAATGATTGATGCAGGTTGCGAATTGGTCCGGTTGACCGCACCAAGTAAAAAAGAAGCCGAAAACCTTGGAATCATCAAAGCCGAATTGGTCAAAAGAGGATACAATACACCTCTTGTCGCCGATATTCACTTTACGCCCAACGCCGCCGAAATTGCCGCCCGACTCATTGAAAAAGTGCGCGTTAATCCGGGAAACTACGCCGACAAGAAAAAATTCGAAGAAATCGATTACAACGATGAAAGTTACGCTGCCGAGCTGGTGCGCATCGAAGAAAAGTTTACACCGCTTGTTCTCATCTGTAAAGAACACGGAACGGCCATGCGGATCGGAACCAATCACGGATCACTCTCAGACCGCATTTTAAGCCGTTATGGCGACACTCCGGAAGGAATGGTGATCTCTGCTATGGAATTCATCGAAATCTGCCGCAAAAACGACTACCACGATCTCGTGATTTCCATGAAAGCGAGTAATACCCTGGTGATGGTACAAGCTTATCGATTGCTAGTTGCAACGATGAAGTCGAAAGGAATGAACTACCCGCTGCATTTGGGCGTAACCGAAGCAGGCGATGGTGAAGACGGAAGAATAAAATCGGCTGTTGGAATTGGTGCGTTACTCGAAGACGGAATTGGTGATACGATTCGTGTTTCGCTCACGGAAGATCCGGAGTTTGAAATACCGGTGGCTCAAAAGTTGGTGGAGAAATTCAATCTGAATGAACAGATAAACCTAAACTATAGTTCAACTAATAAAACAACCTATTATTCACGCCAACGAAGAGAAAGCATTGGTCTTCAAATAATTGGAAACAAGCACGTGCCGGTTGTTGTGGCTGATTTTTCCCATAAAGCACAAATTAAACCAACTAATTTATTCGGAATAGGGTACAATTATTCAGTCGAATTGGACAAATGGAGCGTACAGGATCTTGCGGCTGATATATTGTACATCGGTAATCACAGACTCGATTTTGAAGTTCCCGGAATGCTTCGAATTGTACAGAACTATTCAACCTGGAAGGAACAATCGAATACCAGTATTTTACCTCTTTGCACATTGGAACAATACCAGGAATTGGGTATTGATCAGGAAGCATTCGTATTGCTTTCGTTGGATGAAGAATTCTCAATGGCGAACCTTCCTTCCAGGAATGTTGTGTTTGTCATATCAACAAGTGAGCAGCAGAGAACACAAAAAATACGCAAATTTCAATATGAATTAGCGGAAAACAACAATCATTCACCTGTTATTCTGCAATTTCAGTACAAACTGAATGATGTTGAAACCACACAATTGTACGCTGGAAGCGATGCCGGAATTCACTTTATCGATGGTTTTGGAGACGGCATCTGGATCACAGCAAACATCCCAACCATTGCCCTCAATTCACTTTCATTTGGCATTCTGCAGGCCACCAGAACGCGGATTTCCAAAACGGAATACATTTCCTGCCCTTCGTGCGGAAGAACGCTGTTCGATCTCCAGGAAACAACAGCTAAAATCAGATCGCGCACATCACACCTGAAAGGAATCAAAATAGGAATCATGGGATGTATAGTAAACGGTCCGGGCGAAATGGCCGACGCCGATTACGGATATGTTGGAACCGGTCCTGGAAAAATCAATCTTTACAAGGAAAAAACGGTGGTGCGAAAAAATGTCTCGGAAGATGAGGCAGTCGACGCTTTAATCGAATTGATCCGTGAACATGGTGATTGGGTGGAAATTCAACCGTAATTAGCAAAAACAACTCTTTTTGTTGAGAATTTCACTTAAATAGCGCGCATTTCTCTCCTATTCCAAGGTGTTTCCATCTCACATGCCGCGAAAAGCTCAGAAAACAGCTAAAAAGCCTATTTCTTCCTGAAAACGTAGATTTGAGAACTACATTTACCGTTCTTAGATCGTATATTGGATAACCAACCAATTCGAAGAGCGTTTAATAAAGATCCACCCTTGTATTTTTCACTCAGCATCGAAACATAGTACGCATCAAATTTCATTGGGAGCTGTTCTTCCAATGTGAAGCCTAATTGTTCAATCAATGGAACAATCGTTTCCGGAGAAAAATGGTACAAGTGTCGCGGAACATCATAGGCTGCC
Encoded proteins:
- the feoB gene encoding ferrous iron transport protein B: MKKVGLFGNPNTGKSSLFNRLTGLKQRVGNFPGVTVDKQLGNLKFGNETVQIIDFPGTYSIYPRSADEQVVYNVISNPNHPDYPDLALVIVDASNLERNLLLFTQIYDLNIPTVLVLNLTDVASKNGLIINTDHLQSHFPNTTIVRSNARIGLGMNEIHEVISRLGDSEKWQKPADSEPLIAMDDLVSQSADTTARFERIKRIIEDIVTKKENPVSQQFSSKLDRWLVHPILGYVIFFSVLLIIFQTVFSLAAYPMDWIDLGFANLSEWTSATLPEGLFSRLLTEGIIPGIGGVLIFIPQIALLFFLISILEETGYMARVVFIMDKLMRPFGLNGKSVVPLISSAACAIPGVMATRTIQSWNERLTTILVAPLMSCSARIPVYTLLIALVIPNQKIWGFLNLQGLVLFGLYALGLVTALLVALVIKQFFRKSTERSVFLLELPAYKGPRWANVGLEVFQKVKLFVVDAGKIILAISIILWALASFGPGDDMEKAAAAITVPATENAIAVTTYEDQVAAAKLEHSYMGILGKTIEPVIKPLGYDWKMGISLLTSFAAREVFVGSLATIYSVHQENDDPKPLIDRLRSEKYPDGKPVYTLASGVSLLVFYVFAMQCMATLAVVKRETKSWKWPLIQLGYMGVLAYLGAFIAYQLLK
- a CDS encoding MmcQ-like protein gives rise to the protein MHLDEILQFCLQLKGTTEHFPFDKKTLVFKVMGKMYALIDVETPDSINLKCDPERAIDLRERYTSVQPGFHMNKTHWNTVLLNNELNTNQIQELIVHSYDLVVASLPKKLQHELSVG
- the ispG gene encoding 4-hydroxy-3-methylbut-2-en-1-yl diphosphate synthase is translated as MSASENLPFCDDLFNRKRFNTREVKVGITAIGGNNPIRVQSMTTTDTMDTAGSVEQSIRMIDAGCELVRLTAPSKKEAENLGIIKAELVKRGYNTPLVADIHFTPNAAEIAARLIEKVRVNPGNYADKKKFEEIDYNDESYAAELVRIEEKFTPLVLICKEHGTAMRIGTNHGSLSDRILSRYGDTPEGMVISAMEFIEICRKNDYHDLVISMKASNTLVMVQAYRLLVATMKSKGMNYPLHLGVTEAGDGEDGRIKSAVGIGALLEDGIGDTIRVSLTEDPEFEIPVAQKLVEKFNLNEQINLNYSSTNKTTYYSRQRRESIGLQIIGNKHVPVVVADFSHKAQIKPTNLFGIGYNYSVELDKWSVQDLAADILYIGNHRLDFEVPGMLRIVQNYSTWKEQSNTSILPLCTLEQYQELGIDQEAFVLLSLDEEFSMANLPSRNVVFVISTSEQQRTQKIRKFQYELAENNNHSPVILQFQYKLNDVETTQLYAGSDAGIHFIDGFGDGIWITANIPTIALNSLSFGILQATRTRISKTEYISCPSCGRTLFDLQETTAKIRSRTSHLKGIKIGIMGCIVNGPGEMADADYGYVGTGPGKINLYKEKTVVRKNVSEDEAVDALIELIREHGDWVEIQP